A genomic stretch from Nerophis ophidion isolate RoL-2023_Sa linkage group LG14, RoL_Noph_v1.0, whole genome shotgun sequence includes:
- the myl12.2 gene encoding myosin, light chain 12, genome duplicate 2 has protein sequence MSSKRAKGKNTKKRPQRATSNVFAMFDQSQIQEFKEAFNMIDQNRDGFIDKEDLHDMLASLGKNPTEDYLEAMMNEAPGPINFTMFLTMFGEKLNGTDPEEVIRNAFACFDEEGTGLIQEEFLRELLTTMGDRFSDEEVDELFREAPIDKKGNFNYVAFTRILKHGAKDKDD, from the exons ATGTCCAGCAAACGGGCCAAGGGGAAGAACACCAAGAAGCGTCCCCAGCGCGCCACCTCCAATGTTTTCGCCATGTTTGACCAGTCTCAAATCCAGGAGTTCAAGGAGGCTTTTAACATGATCGACCAGAACCGGGACGGTTTCATCGACAAGGAAGACCTTCATGACATGCTGGCGTCATTAG gtAAAAACCCCACGGAAGATTACCTGGAGGCAATGATGAACGAAGCCCCAGGTCCAATCAACTTCACCATGTTCTTGACCATGTTCGGCGAGAAGCTGAATGGCACCGACCCAGAGGAGGTGATTCGCAACGCCTTTGCATGCTTTGATGAAGAGGGAACAG GCCTGATCCAGGAGGAGTTCCTCCGCGAGCTTCTCACAACCATGGGTGACAGGTTCTCAGACGAGGAAGTGGACGAGCTCTTCCGTGAGGCCCCCATCGACAAAAAGGGCAACTTTAACTACGTGGCGTTCACACGTATCCTAAAGCATGGTGCCAAGGACAAGGACGATTAG
- the bag1 gene encoding BAG family molecular chaperone regulator 1 isoform X1: protein MSEESLTVTVAYGSTKHSITVTSQEDGKSPTVQDLSDSLTQATGVPAASQKLIFKGKSLKDMEQTLSGYGVKSGCKLMMIGKRNSPEEEAELKKLKDIEKSVEHTAKKLEKVDGELTGLKNGFLAKDLQVEALGKLDHRVKIASEQFMKLLEQIDALSVPENFNDCKMKKKGLVKTVQDFLAQCDKIEACISDHLTKIQSKNLAVVD from the exons ATGTCCGAGGAATCTTTAACCGTGACAGTGGCTTACG GTTCCACGAAGCACAGCATCACTGTGACAAGTCAGGAAGATGGCAAGAGTCCAACAGTTCAAGACCTGTCAGACTCTCTGACTCAGGCTACTGGAGTCCCTGCAGCCTCACAGAAACTCATCTTCAAAG GGAAGTCGCTCAAGGACATGGAGCAGACTTTGTCCGGCTACGGAGTCAAAAGCGGTTGCAAACTCATGATGATTGGAAAGAGG AACAGTCCCGAGGAGGAAGCCGAgctgaagaagctgaaagacatcGAGAAGTCAGTGGAGCACACTGCTAAAAAGCTAGAAAAGGTGGATGGGGAGCTGACTGGACTCAAGAAT GGCTTCCTGGCCAAAGACCTGCAGGTGGAGGCGCTTGGTAAGCTGGACCACCGGGTGAAAATAGCATCCGAGCAGTTCATGAAGCTTCTGGAGCAGATAGATGCCCTG AGCGTCCCGGAAAACTTCAATGACTGCAAAATGAAGAAAAAAGGCCTCGTAAAGACAGTgcag GACTTCCTGGCGCAGTGTGACAAGATAGAGGCTTGCATATCAGACCACCTGACAAAGATCCAGTCCAAAAACCTGGCTGTGGTGGATTAA
- the bag1 gene encoding BAG family molecular chaperone regulator 1 isoform X2 has product MSEESLTVTVAYGSTKHSITVTSQEDGKSPTVQDLSDSLTQATGVPAASQKLIFKGKSLKDMEQTLSGYGVKSGCKLMMIGKRNSPEEEAELKKLKDIEKSVEHTAKKLEKGFLAKDLQVEALGKLDHRVKIASEQFMKLLEQIDALSVPENFNDCKMKKKGLVKTVQDFLAQCDKIEACISDHLTKIQSKNLAVVD; this is encoded by the exons ATGTCCGAGGAATCTTTAACCGTGACAGTGGCTTACG GTTCCACGAAGCACAGCATCACTGTGACAAGTCAGGAAGATGGCAAGAGTCCAACAGTTCAAGACCTGTCAGACTCTCTGACTCAGGCTACTGGAGTCCCTGCAGCCTCACAGAAACTCATCTTCAAAG GGAAGTCGCTCAAGGACATGGAGCAGACTTTGTCCGGCTACGGAGTCAAAAGCGGTTGCAAACTCATGATGATTGGAAAGAGG AACAGTCCCGAGGAGGAAGCCGAgctgaagaagctgaaagacatcGAGAAGTCAGTGGAGCACACTGCTAAAAAGCTAGAAAAG GGCTTCCTGGCCAAAGACCTGCAGGTGGAGGCGCTTGGTAAGCTGGACCACCGGGTGAAAATAGCATCCGAGCAGTTCATGAAGCTTCTGGAGCAGATAGATGCCCTG AGCGTCCCGGAAAACTTCAATGACTGCAAAATGAAGAAAAAAGGCCTCGTAAAGACAGTgcag GACTTCCTGGCGCAGTGTGACAAGATAGAGGCTTGCATATCAGACCACCTGACAAAGATCCAGTCCAAAAACCTGGCTGTGGTGGATTAA